A single window of Anaerocolumna chitinilytica DNA harbors:
- a CDS encoding thioredoxin domain-containing protein — protein MNTTEHVTNKGQGTTRIPNKLIDEKSPYLLQHVYNPVKWYPWGDEAFTKAKAENKPIFLSIGYSTCHWCHVMAHESFEDNEVAEYLNANFVSIKVDREERPDIDSVYMSVCVNMTGDGGWPLSIFMSPDQKPFYAGTYFPKHSLYQRPGLLDLLHAIKAAWEGSRDELIKSSEDITRALKENENRKGAIGLQELVQTGGSYLKRYFDKENAGFGRAPKFPTPHNLTFLLKYSYYFKDKETLEIAEKTLLALYRGGIFDHIGFGFSRYSTDAIYLVPHFEKMLYDNALLTSAYLECYQYTRIEPYRDIAERIMEYVKRELTDREGGFYCAQDADSEGEEGKYYVFEHHEAIKVLGEEDGKYFNEYFDITSKGNFEGANIPNRIKAINFDEFQSIKDERIDRLGQQMYEYRLSRMKLHKDDKILTSWSSLMIAAYANAYRVIGKEEYLEEAVKGVEFIQKYLTEKGRLKVLYRDGSSKGEGHLEDYAFYCMALISLYEGSFRAEYLKEAVCYTNVLLELFFDWVEGGFYLYAKDAESLLFRPKTAEDNAMPSGNSIAAWVLQKLALLTGDASLMKAYQLQLNYLSGVIQYPLSHCAALSVMLSEINPSKELVYVSAGKDTKELQCFLREIYTPDLTVIVKNKDNAKMLAELIPFIEDYPLEESDAYYLCENKKCQKPVRQIEELRELLLS, from the coding sequence ATGAATACAACCGAACATGTAACGAATAAAGGTCAAGGTACTACCAGAATTCCAAATAAATTAATTGATGAAAAATCCCCCTATCTGTTACAACACGTCTATAATCCTGTCAAATGGTATCCATGGGGTGATGAGGCATTTACGAAAGCGAAAGCGGAAAATAAGCCGATTTTCTTAAGTATCGGCTACTCTACTTGTCACTGGTGCCATGTAATGGCACATGAGTCCTTTGAGGATAATGAGGTCGCGGAATATTTAAATGCGAACTTTGTTTCTATCAAAGTGGACAGAGAAGAACGTCCGGATATTGACAGCGTGTATATGTCTGTGTGCGTAAATATGACAGGTGACGGAGGCTGGCCACTTAGTATTTTCATGTCACCGGATCAGAAACCCTTTTATGCCGGAACCTATTTTCCAAAGCATTCCCTCTATCAGAGGCCGGGATTATTGGATTTGCTTCACGCCATAAAAGCAGCGTGGGAAGGTTCCAGGGACGAACTGATAAAATCTTCTGAGGATATTACAAGGGCATTAAAGGAAAATGAGAATCGGAAAGGAGCAATCGGCTTGCAGGAGCTGGTGCAAACAGGAGGTTCTTATTTAAAAAGATATTTTGATAAGGAAAATGCCGGTTTTGGCAGAGCACCTAAGTTTCCGACACCCCATAATCTGACTTTTTTATTAAAATACTCTTACTATTTTAAGGATAAGGAAACCCTCGAGATAGCAGAGAAGACGCTTCTGGCACTTTACCGGGGAGGAATATTTGATCACATCGGGTTTGGTTTTTCAAGATATTCCACAGATGCTATTTATCTGGTACCACATTTTGAGAAGATGCTCTATGACAATGCCCTGTTGACCAGTGCCTATCTGGAATGCTATCAATATACAAGGATAGAGCCTTACAGGGATATTGCTGAGCGGATAATGGAATATGTGAAGAGGGAGCTTACTGACAGAGAAGGAGGCTTCTACTGTGCACAGGATGCAGACAGTGAAGGAGAAGAGGGTAAATACTATGTGTTCGAACACCACGAAGCAATCAAAGTACTTGGTGAAGAGGATGGAAAGTATTTTAATGAATATTTTGACATTACTTCAAAAGGAAACTTTGAAGGTGCCAATATTCCAAATCGCATAAAAGCAATAAACTTTGATGAGTTTCAAAGTATCAAGGATGAACGAATTGACAGATTGGGACAGCAAATGTATGAGTATCGTTTATCAAGAATGAAACTTCATAAGGATGATAAAATACTGACTTCCTGGAGCAGCCTAATGATTGCTGCTTATGCTAATGCCTATAGGGTAATAGGAAAAGAGGAGTATTTGGAGGAGGCAGTAAAGGGAGTAGAATTTATACAGAAATATTTGACGGAGAAGGGAAGGCTCAAAGTATTATACAGGGATGGTTCCAGTAAGGGAGAAGGGCACTTGGAGGATTATGCATTTTACTGCATGGCTTTGATTTCGCTTTACGAAGGAAGTTTTAGAGCTGAGTATCTAAAGGAGGCTGTATGCTATACAAACGTGCTGCTGGAGTTGTTTTTTGACTGGGTGGAAGGAGGCTTTTACCTGTATGCAAAGGATGCCGAGAGTCTGTTGTTTCGTCCAAAGACGGCAGAAGATAATGCCATGCCCTCCGGTAATTCAATAGCAGCATGGGTATTACAAAAACTTGCACTGCTTACCGGAGATGCATCTTTAATGAAAGCCTATCAACTGCAGTTAAATTACCTTTCAGGAGTTATCCAGTATCCTCTTTCTCACTGTGCTGCTTTGTCCGTGATGCTTTCAGAAATTAATCCCTCTAAAGAGCTTGTATATGTTTCTGCTGGTAAGGATACAAAAGAACTTCAGTGTTTTCTTCGGGAAATTTACACACCTGATTTGACAGTAATTGTAAAGAATAAGGACAATGCGAAGATGTTAGCTGAATTGATACCTTTTATAGAGGATTATCCGCTGGAAGAAAGTGATGCATATTATCTCTGCGAGAATAAAAAATGCCAAAAACCTGTTCGACAGATTGAAGAATTAAGGGAACTTCTATTATCCTAG